The Prunus dulcis chromosome 3, ALMONDv2, whole genome shotgun sequence genome segment GgatcacaaattttttaaagttaaaaatTAAGACCCATTATTAGAGCTTATTTTTCAGTtccacaagaaaaaaagatatgTAGTACTCGATTAAAATGTTTACTAACGATctaaaattagaataaaaataaaattggagcGTAATTGAAGTGTTTACTATTGAAATCACAACCAGTTTGATTACGTACCTCCCTGAAAGGGATCAAAAGAAAGGTGATGCATGATTGAATTGAACTCATAGCATAGACAAGCACACACTGAGGGATTTTATTGaccaagaaaaggaaaaagttcGTTTCTagctttattatattttgggTTGGGCAGGGTCAGAGTCAGGGTCAGGGGCAGGGGCAGGGGCAGGGTTTTTTAAGTCAAGGAGCGCGCTCAAACTCCCAATCCCAACCCAAGTAATAATATAGAAGCCCACGAAAGAAACAACGGAACGGAGAAGTGAGGCCCCGCATTGCATTGCAGCCAGGAGTGGGCCCCCCACGCCACACAGACTTTAGGACTCATTATAATTACCGAGAGGGAGAAGAAGGGGATGGGAGTGGGGCCagcaaatttcaaatttcaaaagccaagccaagccaCCATAGTCGACCGTTGAGATAGTGTGAggtaaacaaaacaacaacaagaagaagattgggattagaaagaaagagaaagtcAGTCAgtgtttttgtttggagaagaagagcaTTCACAATTTGCAAATTAGCTAGTGCCGTTGTTTGTTGGTAAGACAAATGAATAGGAGACGCCATGGCTGGCAACGCCCTTTCCACCCTTTGCAGGTATTTttctggtttggtttggtttggtttggttgcaGACAAAGACCTCTATCAGTCTATCTAAAACAAAATGCATTTGAATGCAATGCAGATTGTGGGAATTGCAGTTTACAGTTTTCTTGTGGTGTCCTTCTATACATTCTTTGGACTTTTCCTGGGAAACAGAATAGCCGAAATCACAGTTACCACAATCTTTTCCTTTGTGGTACTTTATACTACTCTCTACTCTTCTCTTATATACATACCTTGCTCAAGTTTATATCAATATTAGCTTAAGCTCAAGTTGACATCTGAATTCTCATATTGAAATTCAGGCTGTTTCAGTCATGTTCCTGTTCATAAGGTGCACAGCCACTGACCCAACTGACAAAACCAGCCTTAGGAAGAAGAAACCTAAAGCTCGCAAAGGCTATCCAAAGCTCAATTACGGGTTCATTTTGGGGCAGATTATAGTGAGGTTCTTTAGAAGAATGGAGAGAAAGATCCTCAGGACTTTCATAAGGAGGAGGTATCTCGATCCGTGGAAGACCGGCGCTCAGTTGGATCCATTGCTCCCATTTCCCTTTGTCCTCATGAAAGAAGACGCGGTCTCTCCCGATTTAAGGGAAGACGACATCTCCTTCTGCGCACTCTGCGATTTTGAGGTAAGGTTACGAGCTTATCTCACTCTCACGTCAGTACACGAACATCACATTGATTTCGTATTTCTATAATATAATTCTATTTTCAGGTGAAAAAACACAGCAAACACTGCAGGACCTGCAACCGTTGTGTTGATGGCTTTGATCACCACTGCAGGGTGAGAAATCCTATCCTTGTTTGCTTCGTATTCATTTTGAGAAcacattcaaattcaattgtttttcttttccagtgGTTAAACAACTGCGTCGGGAAAAAGAATTACACCACATTTATTCTCCTCATGATTTTCGTTCTGTTATTGGTAAGTTCCATGTTTTGTCTCTTTAGCTTCTTTGAGAATTAAAACTCAGTCAACAAGTTGAGATTTCAATCTGTTTGCTTCACCTCTTGTTCACCAAGTCCAtgataaacaaaattactcTTCTGCTGACACAGCTAATCATAGAAGGAGCAACTGCAATTGCAATATTCGTCAGGTGCTTCGTAGATAAAAATGGAATAGAGCAGGAGCTGAAGAGGAAACTCTACGTAGACTTCCCAAGAGGCATTCTTGCAACGATATCGGTAGTTAGTTAACGTTGTCTCAACTTTCCATTGCAGCAATCTTCACTCATATACTCATTTTAACTCCATCAAAATCTTGCAGGTCTTGCTAACTTTAATGATAGCTTATGGTTCAGCAGCAATGGGAcagctttttttctttcatgtgGTTCTAATACGGAAGGTACTTCGCAATTCTAATCTGCCAATAACCCAACGCTCCTTTTCGTTCGCCAATTGCCAGTTTCACAGTAGCATTGTAGTGTAGTATCTCATGAGGCGAAATTGGTAAAACCTGCTCCACCTTCTCACTAAAATGTTGTGCACAATATATTCCTGCTGCAGGGAATGAGAACATATGACTATATCCTGGCAATGAAAGAGGAGAGCCAATCTATAGAAATGGATCCATTTGATGATTCAGATTTCTCCTCAGACTTGAGTAGTGATTTTGATTCACCTGAAAAGCCATCATTCATATCACGGTTTATATGCAGAGGACGAGGGGTAACTCAGGTACAGTCACATATCTTATACAGGCATACAGCCTTCCATAATTATGTTTCTTCAGATTTGGGAAGGCACACAAGTCCATCTGCCTAACTTATTGTATAAATTGACATTCTAAGTTTCAGAACACCAGAAGGCTGTCCATAAGAATTGACGGAGATCCTCAGCCGTCCACCTCAACAGTGAAACAAGGCTTCCGTGTCAGCATTGACCCGTGGAGACTGATAAAGTTGAGCAAGGAGAAAGCACTGATAGCAGCAGAGAAGGCCAGAGAAAGGATTGTGAAACAGAAGCCTCCTACAGAAGAGGATTCACTGAAACCACTACCATTGGAGACAAAATGTGGACCACTCACAGATAAAAACACGGCCACAGCAGGATCAGGCTTAACACCTCTTATATCCAAAGGGTGGATGCCAGGGTCACCGGGAAGGTTTCCAAGCCCAAGAAGGCGGTTTTCTGGTTCATCAACAATGTTCTCTGGCATTGTACCATCGCCAAAGCAAAAGTACAGAAACAATTTTGACTTGAAATTGACAGAGGTGTCCAGAGAGCTGGAGACCTACATCTCAAGGCAGGTTCTATGTTCTGTTATAAAGAAGGACGGTACTGAGGCATCCCCAAGATAGGGAAGGGGtgttaaaacaaaaatctagATTCTCAGCCTTTGAGAAGAATCATTCATCGCCTGTGTGCTCTTGATATCATATGTGGATTTCTTTTTCGGAGACTAACGTTTACATGCATTGTTAAAATTATTACACCACCCATTGAAtgtaacttttgtttttgttttatggtaATGCCCATTCAATGTAATTTTACTTCCATGGAAATGCAAGTTGACGGTATACATATTGCCCTGCATCAAACTGAAATTTCCTAGAATTTGGATTCATCACCAAGCTCTTGTGCGTGCGCAAAGCTTTTTTCTGGAGTAGTCAGCagtgttattttatttaatgtttAACATTTGTATCTGTTAGTGTTCAACAAGAATAGATGCTGGAATGTTGCTTCAATGAAGTTGAAGAAATTTGCCTTTAAGATGATGTTAGTTCTCTGATCATTTGGATGGTAATGAATATGACAACATCACATTTGCAGATGAGATGCACCCTGGACCCGGCAACATGAGAAGtgctttgtgtgtgtgtgtgtgtgtgtgtgttaatTTCTTTCCATTGTATAACTTGAAAAGCAAGAGGGAAAAAAGCGTGTTTTGAAATTACAAAATCTTTCTATTTCCAATTTATGACAAAATCACTCAATTATTTGTTACTGCACACAAACTTACAAGATATACTCATTCTCTTAATACCATCCCGCAAGGTACAAACCACAAATTGGCAACTCCACTCAACTTCTTATGTCGCGCAATTATATCCTCCAGCTATGTAATTGGCTGTTGCACTGAGAAATGGCAAGAATCGATTTTTTTCAACATTCACAGAAGGCAACTTTCATGAATCTACCAAGCCAGAAACTGAACACCTTTGTTTTGATTACTTGAAATCCATATGTGATCAGATAGATAGTAACAATCCAAGTAATGCTCAGGGGAGATTCTCTCCTTGAGAGGCTCACAAGTTTCTGGAGAAACTAAGTCAGAATATCCTTGAATAGAAGAGCATTTCCATGGAGACTTTGAGGTCACATTAAGAGTAATATTGGATAAGCAAATGTCCAGAAAAGTGTCACCTTCTAAACCCTCTAGGAGACCTGCAGTTTTGATATTCTTTCCTACGAAATCTTTAAAAGTAATTTGCTCTATAATAGGGAGGGCATTTGGGTCATAAAACTCATCTGGGTGCTCCCCGTAGTGACTGGTGAACCTTATAGCTATATCTATACCATCCAAGGTCACGTTCGATACAAAGATATTTTTCACATAGCCACCCCTTCCTGGGGAGGTCTTTATTCTGATACCTGTCTTAGAATTGAAAAAATGGAGGTTTTCTGCATGAACTTCTGACACACCTCCAGACATCTCACTTCCAATCGCAATTCCTGCGCTTGTTTCAGTTTTCCCAGTAATCCTACGAATGATAATGTTTCTACTGGGACGACCATATGAAATACCATACTCATCCCATCCACTTTTGATCGCTATCAGATCATCACCAGTGCTAATATAACAATCTTCAATGCAGACATTATCAGAAGAGTCTGGATGCATCAAAATGGACGGGtaagaacaaaattgtttgCTTATAGTTTACAACTACTAAATGAAGCTAAAACATAGTTTAAAATTGACGCAGTTGGTCAGGAGTGAAAGTGTATTATGTGCTTATTTGACACTAAGCAATTTTCAAGTGGGAGAATGAGGAATCCACAACAATGAAAGATATGCCAGTATTCACATTTAAGGGTAAGGATTAACATTTGATCCACGCATGCAAAACTATTAGTGTTTTGCTCTATAAGCGTTTACAAACAACCATGAGTGGATTTTGGGACCCTTCAGGTTTAGACAGAGTTATATGACAAGACCAACCATGAGTAATTCGTATATGtaaatgaaacaagaaaaagaaatgttaTCTTCACATAGAAAGGGAGATTTTGGTGATTCACCTGGATCAATCCCATCCGTGTTTGGTGACTTTGGAGGAGCAATGATTGTCACATTCTGGACAGTTACATGGCTGTTCATCCAGAAAAACAGTCTCAACTCTCCCTC includes the following:
- the LOC117620558 gene encoding probable polygalacturonase, which encodes MRRSSTLVDVFLLLALFSGAPWAVKGSPHCSKRANSGEIRPHSVTITEFGAVGDGVALNTKAFQNAIFYLNSFTDKGGAKLFVPAGRWLTGSFHLISHLTLWLDKDAEILGSTNSDDWPVVEPLPSYGRGRELTGGRHQSLIYGRNLTDVIITGDNGTIDGQGSIWWNWFHNKTLNYTRPHLVELMNSTGIVISNLTFLNSPFWTIHPVYCSHVTVQNVTIIAPPKSPNTDGIDPDSSDNVCIEDCYISTGDDLIAIKSGWDEYGISYGRPSRNIIIRRITGKTETSAGIAIGSEMSGGVSEVHAENLHFFNSKTGIRIKTSPGRGGYVKNIFVSNVTLDGIDIAIRFTSHYGEHPDEFYDPNALPIIEQITFKDFVGKNIKTAGLLEGLEGDTFLDICLSNITLNVTSKSPWKCSSIQGYSDLVSPETCEPLKERISPEHYLDCYYLSDHIWISSNQNKGVQFLAW
- the LOC117622238 gene encoding protein S-acyltransferase 18 isoform X1, translated to MNRRRHGWQRPFHPLQIVGIAVYSFLVVSFYTFFGLFLGNRIAEITVTTIFSFVAVSVMFLFIRCTATDPTDKTSLRKKKPKARKGYPKLNYGFILGQIIVRFFRRMERKILRTFIRRRYLDPWKTGAQLDPLLPFPFVLMKEDAVSPDLREDDISFCALCDFEVKKHSKHCRTCNRCVDGFDHHCRWLNNCVGKKNYTTFILLMIFVLLLLIIEGATAIAIFVRCFVDKNGIEQELKRKLYVDFPRGILATISVLLTLMIAYGSAAMGQLFFFHVVLIRKGMRTYDYILAMKEESQSIEMDPFDDSDFSSDLSSDFDSPEKPSFISRFICRGRGVTQFQNTRRLSIRIDGDPQPSTSTVKQGFRVSIDPWRLIKLSKEKALIAAEKARERIVKQKPPTEEDSLKPLPLETKCGPLTDKNTATAGSGLTPLISKGWMPGSPGRFPSPRRRFSGSSTMFSGIVPSPKQKYRNNFDLKLTEVSRELETYISRQVLCSVIKKDGTEASPR
- the LOC117622238 gene encoding protein S-acyltransferase 18 isoform X2, producing the protein MNRRRHGWQRPFHPLQIVGIAVYSFLVVSFYTFFGLFLGNRIAEITVTTIFSFVAVSVMFLFIRCTATDPTDKTSLRKKKPKARKGYPKLNYGFILGQIIVRFFRRMERKILRTFIRRRYLDPWKTGAQLDPLLPFPFVLMKEDAVSPDLREDDISFCALCDFEVKKHSKHCRTCNRCVDGFDHHCRWLNNCVGKKNYTTFILLMIFVLLLLIIEGATAIAIFVRCFVDKNGIEQELKRKLYVDFPRGILATISVLLTLMIAYGSAAMGQLFFFHVVLIRKGMRTYDYILAMKEESQSIEMDPFDDSDFSSDLSSDFDSPEKPSFISRFICRGRGVTQNTRRLSIRIDGDPQPSTSTVKQGFRVSIDPWRLIKLSKEKALIAAEKARERIVKQKPPTEEDSLKPLPLETKCGPLTDKNTATAGSGLTPLISKGWMPGSPGRFPSPRRRFSGSSTMFSGIVPSPKQKYRNNFDLKLTEVSRELETYISRQVLCSVIKKDGTEASPR